From the genome of Geminocystis herdmanii PCC 6308, one region includes:
- a CDS encoding IS630 family transposase (programmed frameshift), with product MKELDQFIESNPDSRELKRALAVRMTLQGYSHRAIKKILQVCSGFISKWKEQYIIHGIEALKLGYKGSVGYLSKEEKTELFQWLNSQESLTLGELEYYIAQKYGVTYQAKSSYYDLLDEGQISWKKSQKKNPQKNQDLVDKKKEEIKEYIEKNKEKIELGNLKIFFVDECHLLWGDICGYVWGKKAERIEVPIRNEKERQTYYGGVNYRTGQVFIKDYEVGNTENTINFIKYLISKNKDSQIVIIWDGAKYHISKELKEYLGKINEGKEQEDWLVKCIKLAPNAPEQNPIEDVWLQGKEILRKYWNMCKTFKIVKWLFEWAIKEHIFSFPKLSMYASFS from the exons GTGAAAGAATTAGACCAGTTTATCGAATCAAATCCAGATTCTAGAGAATTAAAAAGGGCATTAGCAGTCAGAATGACCCTTCAAGGTTATTCACATCGGGCAATCAAGAAAATTCTCCAGGTCTGTTCAGGATTTATTAGTAAATGGAAAGAACAATATATTATTCATGGCATAGAAGCACTCAAATTAGGATATAAAGGTTCGGTGGGATATTTGAGTAAAGAGGAAAAAACAGAACTGTTTCAATGGCTAAACAGTCAAGAAAGTTTGACCTTAGGGGAATTAGAATATTATATAGCCCAAAAGTACGGAGTAACTTATCAGGCAAAATCAAGCTATTATGATCTATTAGATGAAGGACAAATATCATGGAAAAAATCCCAAAAGAAAAATCCACAAAAAAATCAAGATTTAGTGGATA AAAAAAAAGAAGAAATAAAGGAATATATCGAGAAAAATAAAGAAAAAATAGAGTTGGGGAACTTAAAAATATTTTTTGTGGATGAATGTCACTTATTATGGGGTGATATTTGTGGATATGTTTGGGGGAAAAAAGCAGAGAGAATAGAAGTGCCAATTAGAAATGAAAAAGAGAGACAAACTTATTATGGGGGAGTAAACTATAGAACAGGACAGGTATTTATTAAGGATTATGAAGTAGGCAATACAGAAAATACAATAAACTTTATAAAATACTTAATATCAAAAAATAAGGATAGTCAAATAGTAATAATTTGGGATGGAGCAAAATATCATATAAGTAAAGAATTAAAGGAGTATTTAGGAAAAATAAATGAGGGAAAAGAACAAGAAGACTGGTTGGTAAAATGTATAAAATTAGCACCAAATGCACCGGAACAAAATCCCATAGAAGATGTCTGGTTACAGGGAAAAGAAATATTAAGAAAATACTGGAATATGTGCAAAACCTTCAAAATAGTAAAGTGGTTATTTGAATGGGCAATTAAAGAACATATATTCAGTTTTCCCAAACTATCAATGTATGCTTCTTTCTCATGA
- a CDS encoding Arm DNA-binding domain-containing protein, which yields MTQHKLFRPSGSKVTIYDNNGSLLLRFTYKSKLYNISLGLENTKKNLNIAEKKAIQITQDIIFNTFQEDKYSPVRKKIGIDTKFFTSISEVLNFYEQLQPNLDSSTEESLQILNNWLSLSPSEFQDLKNLNRFFIYLKSEVKHKNSEKVGYSDRFIASHLRILRSAINLAFKYKKLETKTDITDLISTLNTQNTKEIKVYSKEEIQIIIDEAYGSRSNLQNKKTT from the coding sequence ATGACGCAGCATAAACTTTTTCGCCCTTCTGGTAGTAAAGTTACTATTTATGATAATAATGGCTCTTTACTCTTACGTTTTACATACAAAAGTAAATTGTATAACATTTCATTAGGCTTGGAAAATACTAAAAAAAACTTAAATATAGCCGAAAAGAAAGCGATACAGATTACTCAAGATATTATTTTTAACACTTTCCAAGAAGATAAGTATTCCCCCGTTAGAAAAAAAATAGGTATAGATACTAAGTTTTTCACAAGTATCTCAGAAGTTTTAAATTTCTATGAGCAACTTCAGCCAAATTTAGACTCAAGCACTGAAGAAAGTTTACAAATTTTAAATAATTGGTTAAGTTTAAGTCCTTCAGAGTTTCAGGATTTAAAAAATTTAAACAGATTTTTTATCTATCTTAAATCAGAAGTAAAACATAAAAATTCAGAAAAAGTAGGGTATAGCGATCGATTTATAGCTTCTCATCTTAGGATACTTAGAAGTGCTATCAACTTAGCTTTTAAGTATAAAAAACTAGAAACTAAAACAGATATAACAGACTTAATTAGCACTCTAAATACCCAAAACACTAAAGAGATTAAAGTATATTCAAAAGAAGAAATACAAATAATAATAGATGAAGCCTACGGGAGCAGGTCAAACTTGCAGAACAAAAAAACTACTTGA
- the leuS gene encoding leucine--tRNA ligase, with product MQTPYNPSDIESKWQKQWSDSHLYLTEENTEKPKFYALSMFPYPSGKLHMGHVRNYVITDVIARCKRMQGHRVLHPMGWDAFGLPAENAAIDRGIPPAKWTFENIAQMRSQLQELGLSIDWSREVATCSPEYYKWTQWLFLQFLEAGLAYQREAGVNWDPIDQTVLANEQVDSEGYSWRSGAKVERKLLKQWFFKITDYAEQLLNDLQQLQGWPDRVKTMQENWIGKSVGAYLEFPIVGRDEKIAVFTTRPDTVYGVTYVVLAPEHPLTQIVTTPDRKEAVEAFIKEVSEESEIDRTADDKPKKGTMTGGKAVNPFTGEEIPILIANYVLYEYGTGAVMGVPAHDVRDFKFAKENDLPIKVVILPDDADNGDICLLEAYTEAGIMINSGGFNGMNSVKGKEAVIRLAENNDYGKKRIQYRLRDWLISRQRYWGCPIPVIHCEDCGIVPVPSQDLPVKLPENVEFSGRGASPLAKIEDWINVPCPKCGKPAKRETDTMDTFIDSSWYFFRYTDATNQDEAFNFARVNDWMAVDQYVGGIEHAILHLLYSRFFTKVVRDRGLVKVDEPFKRLLTQGMVQGLTYKNPETGKYVIAENVYSLEETNDKGKTETVYYERETNQKLSVFYEKMSKSKYNGVDPQVVLSKYGADTARMFILFKAPPEKDLEWQDADVEGQFRFLNRVWLLVNEFVENPNSAKNKTFDKAKLTKEEKDLRRAIHTAIKEISEDLNGDYQFNTAVSELMKLSNALRDTNIKNSSVFREGIETLILLLAPFAPHISEELWQLLGNNESVHLQTWLTLENEALIVDEITLVIQIMGKTRGTISVPASATKEELEIFAKESDIAKKHIGEKPIKKVIVVPNKLVNFVI from the coding sequence ATGCAAACTCCCTATAATCCTAGTGATATAGAATCAAAATGGCAAAAACAATGGTCAGATTCTCACCTTTATCTTACCGAAGAAAATACCGAAAAACCTAAATTTTATGCTCTTTCGATGTTTCCCTATCCTTCGGGAAAATTACATATGGGTCATGTGCGTAACTATGTTATTACTGATGTTATCGCCCGTTGTAAAAGAATGCAAGGGCATCGAGTTTTACATCCTATGGGTTGGGATGCCTTTGGTTTACCTGCGGAAAATGCCGCTATTGATAGGGGTATCCCTCCTGCTAAGTGGACTTTTGAAAATATCGCCCAAATGCGATCGCAACTCCAAGAATTAGGCTTATCCATTGATTGGAGTCGAGAGGTTGCCACTTGCTCCCCAGAATATTATAAATGGACACAGTGGCTATTTTTACAATTTTTAGAAGCTGGACTTGCTTATCAACGGGAAGCTGGGGTAAACTGGGATCCGATCGATCAAACGGTGTTAGCTAACGAACAAGTGGACTCTGAGGGTTACTCTTGGCGTAGCGGTGCAAAAGTTGAGCGTAAATTATTAAAACAGTGGTTTTTCAAGATTACCGATTACGCCGAACAACTGTTGAACGACTTACAACAATTACAAGGGTGGCCCGATCGAGTTAAAACCATGCAGGAAAACTGGATAGGTAAGTCTGTAGGGGCTTATTTAGAGTTTCCGATTGTGGGAAGGGATGAAAAAATTGCCGTGTTTACAACGCGCCCTGATACCGTCTATGGAGTTACCTATGTAGTACTCGCTCCCGAACACCCCCTAACTCAAATTGTCACTACCCCAGACAGAAAAGAAGCGGTGGAAGCCTTTATCAAAGAAGTATCCGAGGAAAGTGAGATCGATCGAACTGCCGATGACAAGCCCAAAAAAGGTACAATGACAGGAGGTAAAGCCGTTAACCCCTTTACAGGAGAAGAAATCCCCATTTTAATCGCCAATTATGTCTTATACGAATATGGCACAGGGGCAGTTATGGGAGTACCAGCCCACGACGTAAGAGACTTCAAATTTGCCAAAGAAAATGACTTACCCATCAAAGTAGTTATCTTACCCGATGATGCCGATAACGGTGATATATGTCTTTTGGAAGCCTACACCGAAGCAGGTATCATGATTAACTCTGGGGGTTTTAACGGCATGAATTCTGTTAAAGGAAAAGAAGCCGTGATTCGCCTTGCGGAAAATAACGACTATGGCAAAAAACGCATTCAATATCGCCTCCGAGATTGGTTGATTTCCCGTCAACGTTACTGGGGTTGTCCCATTCCTGTTATTCACTGCGAAGATTGTGGTATAGTACCCGTACCTAGTCAAGATTTACCAGTAAAACTACCTGAAAATGTAGAATTTTCGGGGCGTGGTGCGTCTCCTTTAGCTAAAATTGAAGACTGGATTAATGTACCCTGTCCAAAATGTGGCAAACCGGCAAAACGGGAAACCGACACTATGGATACCTTTATCGACTCCTCATGGTATTTTTTCCGTTATACCGATGCAACCAACCAAGATGAGGCATTTAACTTTGCTAGAGTGAATGATTGGATGGCAGTAGATCAGTATGTAGGGGGTATTGAACACGCAATTCTACATTTACTTTATTCACGGTTTTTTACTAAGGTAGTGCGCGATCGAGGTTTAGTCAAGGTTGATGAGCCTTTCAAAAGATTGTTAACTCAAGGTATGGTACAAGGGTTGACTTATAAAAATCCTGAAACGGGCAAATATGTCATTGCCGAAAACGTCTATTCCCTAGAAGAAACCAACGACAAAGGCAAAACTGAAACAGTTTATTATGAAAGAGAAACTAATCAGAAACTCTCAGTATTTTATGAGAAAATGTCCAAGTCTAAATATAACGGAGTTGATCCACAGGTAGTATTATCTAAATATGGAGCAGATACTGCCAGAATGTTCATCTTATTTAAAGCCCCTCCGGAGAAAGATTTAGAATGGCAAGATGCCGATGTAGAAGGACAATTTCGCTTTTTAAATCGAGTTTGGTTATTAGTTAATGAGTTTGTAGAAAACCCTAATTCTGCTAAGAATAAAACCTTTGATAAAGCTAAATTAACCAAAGAAGAAAAAGATTTAAGAAGGGCAATTCATACAGCAATTAAAGAAATTTCTGAAGACTTAAACGGCGATTATCAATTTAATACTGCAGTTTCTGAGTTAATGAAATTAAGCAACGCTTTAAGAGATACTAACATTAAAAATTCGTCTGTTTTTCGAGAAGGAATTGAAACCTTAATCTTACTTTTAGCACCATTTGCACCTCATATTAGCGAAGAATTATGGCAATTATTAGGTAATAATGAATCAGTGCATTTGCAGACATGGTTAACCTTAGAGAATGAGGCATTAATCGTGGATGAAATTACCTTAGTTATTCAGATAATGGGTAAAACCAGAGGTACAATTTCTGTACCAGCTTCTGCCACTAAAGAGGAGTTAGAAATCTTTGCGAAAGAGTCGGATATTGCTAAAAAACATATTGGCGAAAAACCCATTAAAAAAGTAATTGTTGTACCCAATAAATTAGTTAATTTCGTAATTTAA
- a CDS encoding DUF4351 domain-containing protein, with protein MTEINANYDEPWKEAIGDYFDRFLDFFFPEVYNLIDWLKPITSLDKELQKITADSDDSKRLVDKLFQVCLKNELEVWILVHIEVQSQYDSDFNQRMFIYHYRAFDLYRKPVISLAILGDEKEKWRPSNYGYDLGGCQLNLNFPSIKLLDYQQKWEELEKDLNPFAMMVMAHLKTKATTSNLTQREQWKWYLIRSLYDKKYSKLEIVKLFKFIDAMMTLPPLLQQSLNKKIIKYEEEKIMPLVSPFEKMAKEEGVKERIDRDKELIIRLIQRKLGVINEDLQTQVKALNIDDLETLAEDLFDMDSIEDLQQWLSKF; from the coding sequence ATGACGGAAATCAACGCTAATTACGATGAACCTTGGAAGGAAGCTATTGGAGATTACTTTGATAGATTCCTCGACTTCTTTTTTCCAGAGGTTTATAATCTCATTGACTGGTTAAAACCAATAACTTCTTTAGATAAAGAATTACAAAAAATAACAGCCGATTCTGATGATAGTAAAAGATTGGTGGATAAACTATTTCAAGTTTGTTTAAAAAATGAACTTGAAGTGTGGATTTTAGTTCACATCGAAGTACAAAGTCAGTACGATAGCGACTTTAATCAACGAATGTTCATCTACCATTATCGTGCTTTTGACTTGTATCGAAAACCAGTAATTAGCCTTGCTATACTAGGAGATGAAAAGGAAAAATGGCGACCATCCAATTATGGTTATGATTTAGGAGGATGTCAACTGAATCTTAATTTTCCCTCGATCAAATTATTAGATTATCAACAAAAATGGGAAGAATTAGAAAAAGATTTAAACCCCTTTGCCATGATGGTAATGGCACATTTAAAAACCAAAGCAACCACAAGTAATTTAACCCAAAGAGAGCAATGGAAATGGTATTTAATCAGAAGTTTATACGATAAAAAATACAGTAAATTAGAAATAGTAAAACTGTTTAAATTTATCGATGCCATGATGACTTTACCACCATTATTGCAACAAAGTTTGAATAAAAAAATAATAAAATACGAGGAGGAAAAAATTATGCCCTTAGTTAGCCCTTTTGAAAAAATGGCAAAAGAAGAAGGAGTAAAAGAAAGGATCGATCGAGATAAGGAATTAATTATTCGTTTAATTCAAAGAAAATTGGGAGTAATTAATGAAGATTTACAAACTCAAGTAAAAGCTCTAAATATTGATGATCTAGAAACCTTAGCTGAGGATTTATTTGATATGGATTCGATCGAAGATTTACAACAATGGTTAAGTAAGTTCTAA
- the moaC gene encoding cyclic pyranopterin monophosphate synthase MoaC: protein MSENLSHINSQGEINMVDVSAKAITVREAIASGKIMMKKETFQKIQQGNSPKGDIFATAKVAGIMAAKQTSQLIPLCHPLPLHKIIVNITPDETLQGYHIEAIVRTKAETGVEMEALTAVSVTALTLYDMAKSIDKSLTISDIKLISKTGGKTI, encoded by the coding sequence ATGTCTGAAAATTTATCTCATATTAATAGTCAAGGGGAAATAAACATGGTGGATGTTTCGGCTAAAGCTATCACTGTGCGAGAGGCGATCGCATCTGGTAAGATAATGATGAAAAAAGAAACTTTCCAAAAAATTCAACAGGGAAACTCCCCCAAAGGAGATATATTTGCCACCGCAAAAGTAGCAGGAATTATGGCAGCAAAACAGACATCTCAATTAATTCCCCTGTGTCATCCTCTCCCGTTGCATAAAATTATTGTCAATATTACTCCTGATGAAACTTTACAAGGTTATCATATTGAGGCGATCGTCAGAACAAAAGCCGAAACAGGAGTAGAAATGGAGGCTTTAACGGCAGTATCCGTCACCGCCTTAACTTTATACGATATGGCAAAATCGATCGACAAATCCTTAACCATCAGCGACATCAAATTGATTAGTAAAACGGGAGGAAAAACTATCTAA
- a CDS encoding WD40 repeat domain-containing protein has translation MGHSITTVTCNPDRHSQIKFLVRYENNQTVKTLNSELKEINKWEHSHIWGSHSTSVIFSFDSRYIATGLIEGADQNIVKLWDTKTDKSQIFNFFNPSLLGRINLLGFTKDNKDILCIADTHIYLINLKTETSTKTSISGQIKSLCIYPKDDIFATGNTKGEIAIWKLTTGSAIIDTEFQAHGTPKETPINSLAFKPKSKILASAGDDCKIKLWDLSKKCKEEILGEHDFPINVITFSPDGKFLASGDDSGSIKIWDIWDMKTRKNGVLKKHEKAVTSLSFSPDGKTLISGSKDGNIILWKKQN, from the coding sequence ATTGGTCATTCTATCACTACTGTTACTTGTAATCCTGATCGCCATAGTCAAATTAAGTTCCTAGTTAGATATGAAAATAATCAAACTGTTAAAACATTAAATTCAGAGCTAAAAGAAATTAATAAATGGGAACATTCCCATATTTGGGGTTCTCATTCAACTTCAGTTATATTTAGTTTTGATAGCAGATATATTGCGACAGGATTAATTGAAGGTGCTGATCAAAATATAGTTAAACTTTGGGATACAAAAACTGATAAATCCCAAATTTTCAACTTTTTTAATCCTAGTTTACTAGGGCGTATTAATCTTCTAGGTTTTACAAAGGACAATAAGGACATACTATGTATTGCAGATACACATATCTATTTAATAAATCTTAAAACAGAAACAAGTACTAAAACCAGTATCTCAGGACAAATTAAATCACTATGTATATATCCAAAAGATGACATCTTTGCAACGGGAAATACAAAAGGTGAGATTGCTATTTGGAAATTGACAACTGGATCAGCAATAATAGATACAGAATTTCAAGCTCATGGAACTCCGAAAGAAACTCCAATTAATTCATTAGCTTTTAAGCCTAAAAGTAAGATTTTAGCCAGTGCAGGAGATGATTGTAAGATAAAGTTATGGGATTTATCGAAAAAATGTAAAGAAGAAATATTAGGAGAACATGACTTTCCTATAAATGTAATTACTTTCAGTCCAGATGGTAAATTTCTAGCTAGTGGAGATGATTCTGGTTCTATAAAAATTTGGGATATTTGGGATATGAAAACAAGAAAAAATGGGGTATTAAAAAAACATGAAAAAGCTGTAACCTCTCTTTCTTTCAGTCCTGATGGTAAAACTTTAATCAGTGGTAGTAAAGATGGAAATATTATTCTCTGGAAAAAACAAAACTAA
- a CDS encoding alpha/beta fold hydrolase has protein sequence MTIESQGKINIRGVNHYYEWIRQPSANNQPKPVMVFIHGWGGSCRYWRTTASSIVSDYDCLLYDMRGFGQSTEEKQGNIGYELEDYAEDLLILLDTFHLDKIYFNAHSMGASIGTVFLNIAPERVHKAILTCNGIFTYNALAFSAFHQVGGYVVKFRYNWFLKVPFADKMFMARFLYQPIPKDMSIAFLEDFLLADYNAALNTIYSSVSKKAVDIMPQEFAKIKVPTLLISGEKDQIIPAIMGREAAALNTENIVYVEIPKTGHFPMLEDKKTYLNTINNFLQ, from the coding sequence ATGACGATCGAATCACAAGGAAAAATCAATATTCGGGGAGTAAACCACTATTACGAGTGGATTCGTCAACCTTCAGCAAATAATCAACCTAAGCCGGTGATGGTATTTATTCACGGTTGGGGAGGCTCTTGTCGATACTGGCGTACTACTGCGAGTTCGATCGTCTCTGACTATGATTGTTTGCTGTATGATATGCGAGGTTTTGGACAGTCAACGGAGGAAAAACAGGGAAATATTGGCTATGAATTAGAAGATTATGCCGAAGATTTATTGATATTATTAGATACATTTCACCTCGATAAAATTTATTTTAATGCGCATTCTATGGGGGCTTCGATCGGAACAGTATTTCTTAACATAGCGCCTGAGAGAGTTCATAAAGCAATTTTAACTTGTAATGGAATTTTTACCTATAATGCCCTAGCTTTTTCGGCTTTTCATCAAGTAGGAGGATATGTGGTTAAATTTCGTTATAACTGGTTTTTAAAAGTGCCTTTTGCCGATAAAATGTTTATGGCTAGATTTTTATATCAACCCATACCAAAAGATATGAGTATTGCTTTTTTAGAAGACTTTTTATTAGCAGATTATAACGCCGCTTTGAATACAATTTATTCATCGGTAAGTAAAAAAGCAGTGGATATTATGCCTCAAGAATTTGCCAAAATAAAAGTACCCACTTTATTAATTTCGGGAGAAAAAGATCAAATAATTCCTGCAATTATGGGAAGGGAAGCCGCCGCTTTAAATACTGAAAATATTGTTTATGTAGAAATACCAAAAACTGGTCATTTTCCTATGTTAGAAGATAAAAAAACTTACTTAAATACTATTAATAATTTTCTTCAATAA
- a CDS encoding DUF262 domain-containing protein: MAIAENFLQQLREVRVIKKTITRSVQDLVANRQNNIIIVPPYQRNFVWDKEKQYRFIESIFMDVPIPPLFFLEKFDEKEGTTILEIIDGVQRLTTLENFVNGDLKLGSLQTLKELNQSTFNSLPVNLKGLFLGREINTIVIESGTHPEIQFEVFGRLNNGSVSLNPQELRNCMFHGEWNDFIIKCSVKDIFRELVEVFPKFRKPKKGQPDKCRMLDVEMILRFLSLYEGFDQEKNKYPAPKKEVLNEYMREKIKQPIDKDHTQQLESVLEKVLTIAIRNDS, translated from the coding sequence ATGGCGATCGCAGAAAATTTCCTTCAACAACTTAGAGAAGTTCGAGTAATCAAAAAAACCATCACAAGATCAGTCCAAGATTTGGTTGCTAATCGTCAAAATAATATAATAATAGTCCCTCCCTATCAAAGAAATTTTGTGTGGGATAAAGAGAAACAATACCGCTTTATCGAATCTATTTTTATGGATGTACCAATTCCACCACTTTTTTTCCTAGAAAAATTTGATGAAAAAGAAGGAACAACTATCTTAGAAATTATTGATGGAGTTCAAAGATTAACTACACTGGAAAATTTTGTAAATGGTGATTTAAAACTAGGAAGTTTACAAACACTAAAAGAACTAAATCAAAGCACATTTAATTCTCTTCCTGTTAATTTGAAAGGTTTATTTTTGGGAAGAGAAATAAATACTATTGTTATAGAGTCTGGAACACATCCTGAAATTCAATTTGAAGTATTCGGAAGATTAAATAATGGTTCGGTTTCCTTAAATCCCCAAGAATTACGAAACTGTATGTTTCACGGCGAATGGAATGACTTTATAATCAAGTGTAGTGTAAAAGATATTTTTAGAGAGCTTGTCGAGGTATTTCCTAAATTTAGAAAACCAAAAAAAGGACAACCTGATAAATGTAGAATGTTGGATGTTGAAATGATATTGAGATTTTTAAGTTTATATGAAGGTTTTGATCAAGAAAAAAATAAATATCCTGCACCAAAAAAAGAAGTTTTAAATGAATATATGAGAGAAAAAATTAAGCAACCCATAGATAAAGATCATACTCAGCAATTAGAATCTGTCCTAGAAAAAGTCTTAACTATAGCAATCAGGAATGATTCATGA
- a CDS encoding aldo/keto reductase, translating into METRQLGNSNIYITPIILGTWQTGKRMWVGIEDSESIKAIRQTFDSGITTIDTAEVYGEGHSEKIVGEALKEVRDKVVYATKVFANHLKYDDVITACHNSLTNLQTDYIDLYQIHWPSGTWNSEIVPIEETMRALTDLKQQGKIRAIGVSNFSREQLTEALQYGEIDSIQPPYSLFWRIAEKEIQPYCAEKNISILAYSSLAQGILTGKFDTNPTFDQGDHRKNNRLFQSPHWERVQTALTQLKPIAEQYNCTLAQLSIAWLIRQPKTNAIVGARNAIQAEANAKAIEVNLTPEDVFKISEIGYGVTQYLDDNPVMWNFD; encoded by the coding sequence ATGGAAACGAGACAACTTGGCAACTCAAATATTTATATTACCCCAATTATTTTAGGTACATGGCAAACGGGGAAAAGAATGTGGGTAGGTATTGAAGACAGCGAAAGTATTAAGGCGATTCGTCAAACTTTTGACTCTGGTATTACTACGATCGATACTGCTGAGGTATATGGCGAAGGGCATTCAGAAAAAATAGTCGGGGAAGCCTTAAAGGAGGTGCGAGACAAAGTTGTTTATGCAACAAAAGTATTTGCTAATCATCTTAAATATGATGATGTCATCACCGCTTGTCATAATTCCTTGACAAATTTACAGACAGATTATATAGATTTATACCAGATTCACTGGCCTTCTGGTACTTGGAATAGTGAGATTGTACCCATAGAAGAAACCATGCGCGCCTTGACTGATTTAAAACAACAAGGCAAAATTAGGGCTATAGGAGTGTCAAACTTTTCCCGTGAACAATTAACCGAAGCCTTACAATATGGAGAGATTGATAGTATTCAACCCCCTTATTCTCTGTTTTGGCGAATTGCGGAAAAAGAAATTCAACCCTATTGTGCAGAAAAAAATATTTCTATATTGGCTTATTCTTCCCTTGCCCAAGGTATTTTAACAGGAAAATTTGACACTAATCCCACTTTTGACCAAGGTGATCATCGCAAAAATAATCGTTTATTTCAATCTCCCCATTGGGAAAGAGTGCAAACAGCATTAACTCAACTCAAACCCATCGCCGAACAATATAACTGCACCTTAGCACAATTGTCGATCGCATGGTTAATCCGCCAACCAAAAACTAATGCCATCGTTGGTGCGAGAAATGCTATCCAAGCTGAAGCCAACGCCAAAGCAATAGAAGTTAATCTTACCCCTGAAGATGTGTTCAAAATAAGTGAGATTGGCTATGGAGTAACACAATATTTAGACGATAACCCCGTTATGTGGAATTTTGACTAA